The following are from one region of the Achromobacter xylosoxidans genome:
- a CDS encoding addiction module antidote protein, protein MGARSWRKKKQPLPAGWMIQCVRAAFRLVFELKEAGQPSTSAVLYFEACLAEDPGDGSLIRAALGDIARARGMSQLARETGLSREGLYQALSAKGNPEFSTIMKVIRALGLKLHAEIEHA, encoded by the coding sequence GTGGGCGCCAGATCCTGGCGCAAGAAAAAGCAGCCCTTACCTGCTGGATGGATGATCCAGTGCGTAAGGGCTGCTTTTCGTCTGGTTTTCGAATTGAAAGAGGCCGGACAACCGTCCACATCTGCCGTGCTGTACTTTGAAGCTTGCCTCGCGGAAGACCCAGGTGACGGCAGTCTGATCCGTGCGGCTCTGGGCGACATCGCCCGGGCACGCGGCATGAGCCAGCTTGCCCGCGAGACGGGTCTGTCCCGTGAAGGGCTGTATCAGGCCCTATCGGCCAAAGGAAACCCGGAGTTCAGCACCATCATGAAAGTGATCCGCGCCTTGGGACTCAAACTGCATGCGGAGATTGAACACGCTTGA
- a CDS encoding amino acid permease, giving the protein MKANPPSELRRTLSARHLTMIAVGGSIGTGLFVASGATIAKAGPGGALLGYVLIGIMVYFLMTSLGELAAAMPVSGSFSTYGARYVEDGFGFALGWNYWYNWAVTVAVDLVAAQLVMAYWFPDVPGFYWSALFLAITFGLNAMSARGFGEAEFWFALIKVIAVLAFVAMGVMMLLGIIRGGETGGLANWTVGDAPFSGGFAALIGVAMVVGFSFQGTELIGIAAGESKDPARNLPRAVRQVFWRILLFYVAAILVIGLLIPYTDPHLLRNEVEDISVSPFALIFERAGLLGAASVMNAVVLTSVLSAGNSGMYAATRMLYSLAREGKAPRIFGRISRSGVPLWALLATTVVAALCFFTFIFSPNAVYIWLLNTSGMTGFIAWLGIAISHYRFRRGYVKQGHNLADLPYVSPFFPFGPIFAFVLCLIITLGQNYQAFLQDKIDWGGVVATYIGIPLFLLIWAGYRLARGSRFVNYRDMHFPDARARSAYLDSALRGEPAAGEARG; this is encoded by the coding sequence GTGAAGGCGAACCCGCCTTCGGAACTGCGTCGCACGCTGTCCGCGCGCCACCTGACCATGATTGCGGTGGGCGGGTCCATCGGCACCGGTCTGTTCGTGGCTTCCGGCGCGACCATTGCAAAAGCCGGCCCCGGCGGGGCGCTGCTGGGCTACGTGCTCATCGGCATCATGGTCTATTTCCTGATGACCAGCCTGGGCGAACTGGCCGCCGCCATGCCGGTTTCAGGCTCCTTTTCCACCTACGGCGCGCGTTACGTCGAGGACGGCTTCGGCTTCGCCCTGGGCTGGAACTATTGGTACAACTGGGCCGTGACCGTGGCGGTGGACCTGGTGGCGGCGCAGCTGGTCATGGCCTATTGGTTTCCCGACGTGCCAGGCTTCTATTGGAGCGCCTTGTTCCTGGCGATCACCTTCGGCCTGAACGCCATGTCGGCGCGCGGCTTCGGCGAGGCGGAGTTCTGGTTCGCCCTGATCAAGGTGATCGCGGTGCTGGCTTTCGTGGCCATGGGCGTGATGATGCTGCTGGGCATCATCCGCGGCGGAGAAACCGGCGGCCTGGCCAACTGGACGGTGGGCGATGCGCCGTTCTCGGGCGGCTTCGCCGCGCTGATCGGCGTGGCCATGGTGGTGGGCTTTTCGTTCCAGGGTACCGAGCTGATCGGTATCGCCGCTGGCGAATCCAAGGACCCGGCGCGCAACCTGCCGCGCGCGGTGCGCCAGGTGTTCTGGCGCATCCTGCTGTTCTACGTGGCGGCCATCCTGGTCATCGGCCTTTTGATTCCCTATACCGATCCGCACCTGCTGCGCAACGAGGTCGAGGACATCAGCGTCAGTCCCTTCGCCCTGATCTTCGAGCGGGCTGGTCTTCTGGGGGCGGCTTCGGTCATGAATGCGGTGGTGCTGACGTCGGTATTGTCCGCGGGCAACTCCGGCATGTACGCGGCCACGCGCATGCTTTACAGCCTGGCCCGCGAAGGCAAGGCGCCGCGCATCTTCGGCCGCATTTCGCGCAGCGGCGTGCCGCTGTGGGCGCTGCTGGCGACCACGGTGGTGGCGGCGCTGTGCTTCTTTACCTTTATTTTCAGCCCCAACGCCGTCTACATCTGGCTGCTGAACACTTCCGGAATGACCGGCTTTATCGCCTGGCTGGGCATCGCCATCAGCCACTACCGCTTTCGCCGCGGCTACGTGAAGCAGGGCCACAACCTGGCCGATCTGCCCTATGTGTCGCCGTTCTTCCCGTTCGGGCCGATCTTCGCTTTCGTGCTGTGCCTGATCATCACCCTGGGGCAGAACTACCAGGCGTTCCTGCAGGACAAGATCGATTGGGGCGGCGTGGTCGCCACCTACATCGGGATTCCGCTGTTCCTGCTGATCTGGGCCGGCTACCGGCTGGCGCGCGGCTCGCGTTTCGTGAACTACCGCGACATGCATTTCCCGGATGCGCGGGCGCGTAGCGCTTATCTGGATTCAGCGTTGCGGGGGGAACCTGCGGCGGGTGAGGCGAGGGGATAG
- the rph gene encoding ribonuclease PH has translation MTITPAIARPSGRAVDELRPFSLERGFTRYAEGSVLVKAGNTHVLCTASVLEKVPPFLKGKGEGWVTAEYGMLPRATHTRGDREAARGKQSGRTQEIQRLIGRSLRAVFDMKALGERTLHLDCDVLQADGGTRCASITGAWVAAADAVALLMQRGDLAANPIRDAVAAVSVGLVQGRAVLDLDYEEDSACDADVNVIMTGSGAFVEVQGTGEGATFTRAELDTMLVLAESGIAGLVRAQRAALA, from the coding sequence GTGACCATTACCCCCGCCATCGCCCGTCCCTCGGGCCGCGCCGTCGACGAATTGCGGCCGTTCAGTCTGGAGCGCGGGTTCACGCGCTACGCCGAAGGTTCGGTGCTGGTGAAGGCCGGCAACACCCATGTGCTGTGCACGGCCAGCGTACTTGAGAAAGTACCGCCTTTTCTGAAGGGCAAGGGGGAAGGCTGGGTAACGGCTGAATACGGCATGTTGCCGCGCGCCACCCACACGCGCGGCGACCGCGAGGCCGCGCGCGGCAAGCAGAGCGGCCGCACGCAGGAAATCCAGCGCCTGATTGGCCGCAGCCTGCGGGCCGTGTTCGACATGAAGGCGCTGGGCGAGCGCACCCTGCACCTGGATTGCGACGTGCTGCAGGCCGACGGCGGCACGCGCTGCGCCAGCATTACCGGTGCCTGGGTGGCGGCGGCCGACGCCGTCGCGTTGCTGATGCAGCGCGGCGACCTGGCGGCGAACCCGATCCGCGATGCGGTCGCGGCGGTGTCCGTCGGCCTGGTGCAGGGCCGCGCGGTGCTGGACCTGGATTACGAGGAAGACTCGGCCTGCGACGCCGACGTGAACGTGATCATGACCGGCAGCGGCGCATTCGTGGAAGTGCAGGGTACGGGCGAGGGCGCCACCTTCACCCGCGCGGAACTGGACACGATGCTGGTGTTGGCCGAAAGCGGCATCGCCGGCCTGGTGCGGGCGCAGCGCGCGGCGCTGGCCTGA
- the hemW gene encoding radical SAM family heme chaperone HemW → MSIIIPIRNDMGAQPSRLKLPAGATLTSLPPLSVYVHVPWCVRKCPYCDFNSHAAPGEIPERAYLDALRSDLEQALPSIWGRQVVSVFIGGGTPSLLSSEGLDELLAMLRACLNLWPDAEITMEANPGTAEAGRFRDYAASGVTRFSLGIQSFDDAQLKKLGRIHDSAQARAAIEMAQRAVSRVNLDMMFALPGQTLDACVADLRQAVAFGTEHLSLYHLTMEPNTVFAKFPPEDLPDDDTSAAMQDAVEAELAAAGLARYEVSAYAKPGARCRHNLNYWEFGDYLGLGPGAHGKLSFHDRILREARLRGPDSWMQAAMARDGSHIAESRQVGPDELPFEFMLNALRLKDGVAATAFNERTGLSLAAIAHQLEAASKRGLLDADPTRLRATPLGWRFLNDLQEMFL, encoded by the coding sequence ATGTCCATCATCATTCCCATCCGCAACGACATGGGCGCGCAACCGTCGCGCCTGAAACTGCCGGCCGGCGCCACGCTGACCAGCCTGCCGCCGCTGTCTGTCTACGTGCACGTGCCCTGGTGCGTGCGCAAATGCCCTTATTGCGACTTCAATTCCCATGCGGCGCCGGGCGAGATCCCGGAGCGCGCCTATCTGGATGCCCTGCGCAGCGACCTCGAGCAGGCGCTGCCTTCGATCTGGGGGCGGCAGGTGGTATCGGTCTTCATAGGCGGGGGCACGCCCAGCCTGCTGTCGTCTGAAGGTCTGGACGAACTGCTGGCGATGCTGCGCGCCTGTCTGAACTTGTGGCCCGACGCCGAGATCACCATGGAAGCCAATCCCGGCACGGCCGAGGCCGGGCGTTTCCGCGACTATGCCGCCAGCGGCGTGACGCGGTTCTCGCTGGGGATCCAGAGCTTTGACGATGCGCAGCTGAAGAAGCTGGGCCGCATCCATGACAGCGCGCAGGCGAGGGCGGCGATCGAGATGGCGCAGCGGGCAGTTTCGCGCGTCAACCTGGACATGATGTTCGCCTTGCCCGGCCAGACGCTGGACGCCTGTGTGGCCGATCTGCGGCAGGCCGTGGCCTTCGGCACCGAGCACCTGTCGCTCTATCACCTGACGATGGAACCCAACACCGTCTTCGCCAAGTTCCCGCCCGAGGATCTGCCCGACGACGACACCAGCGCCGCCATGCAGGACGCGGTGGAAGCCGAGCTGGCCGCGGCCGGCCTGGCGCGCTACGAGGTCTCGGCCTATGCCAAGCCCGGCGCGCGCTGCCGCCACAACCTGAATTACTGGGAGTTCGGCGATTACCTCGGCTTGGGTCCCGGCGCGCACGGCAAGCTGTCGTTCCATGACCGCATCCTGCGCGAAGCGCGGCTGCGCGGCCCCGACTCCTGGATGCAGGCCGCCATGGCTCGGGATGGCAGCCACATCGCCGAAAGCCGCCAGGTCGGCCCGGACGAATTGCCGTTCGAGTTCATGCTGAACGCGCTGCGATTGAAGGATGGCGTCGCCGCCACTGCCTTCAATGAGCGCACCGGCCTGTCGCTGGCCGCCATTGCGCACCAATTGGAGGCGGCCTCCAAGCGCGGGCTGTTGGACGCCGATCCGACCCGTCTGCGGGCGACGCCATTGGGCTGGAGATTCCTCAACGACCTGCAGGAAATGTTCCTGTAG
- a CDS encoding MmgE/PrpD family protein encodes MTAAKDTPHLSAELAAFAANLRYEDIPAPVLRRAEDLLLDCLASILAGASARAVQAIDRYAAAMGPADGPSEVLITRRRTTPLFAAMVNAAAAHVVEQDDVHNGSVFHPAAVVFPPALAVAQALGRSGRDLLVASVAGYEVGIRVGEFLGRSHYKIFHTTGTAGTLAAAVTTGRLLNLSPEEMLHALGSAGTQAAGLWEFLRDAADSKQLHTAKAAADGITAAYLAREGFTGARHILEGPQGMAAGMSTDADPSRLCDRLGERWALAETSFKFHASCRHTHPAADALQQALHDNNLTEADIERVVAHVHQGAIDVLGPVVNPQTVHQSKFSMGTVLALIARQGRAGLAEFDAGLDDPGVATFRGKVEMELDPEVDGAYPQRWIGKVTVYTRDGRKLHGRVDEPKGDPGNTLSRAEIEDKTLSLGRYADAATEQELRGLIAAIWNLEKAEKMETLLAPK; translated from the coding sequence ATGACCGCTGCCAAAGACACCCCGCACCTGAGCGCCGAACTCGCGGCCTTTGCCGCCAATCTGCGCTATGAAGACATTCCAGCCCCGGTGCTGCGCCGCGCCGAGGATCTGCTGCTGGACTGCCTGGCCTCCATTCTGGCGGGCGCTTCGGCCCGCGCGGTGCAGGCCATTGACCGCTATGCCGCCGCCATGGGTCCGGCCGACGGCCCCAGCGAAGTCCTGATCACGCGCCGCCGCACCACGCCGCTGTTCGCCGCCATGGTCAACGCGGCGGCCGCCCACGTGGTCGAGCAGGACGACGTGCATAACGGTTCCGTGTTCCACCCCGCCGCCGTGGTTTTCCCGCCGGCGCTGGCGGTGGCCCAGGCGCTGGGCCGCTCGGGCCGCGACCTGCTGGTCGCCTCCGTTGCGGGCTACGAAGTGGGCATACGCGTCGGTGAATTCCTGGGCCGTTCGCACTACAAGATCTTCCACACCACTGGCACCGCCGGCACGCTGGCCGCGGCCGTCACCACCGGCCGCCTGCTGAACCTGTCGCCCGAGGAAATGCTGCACGCGCTGGGCTCGGCCGGCACGCAGGCCGCGGGCCTCTGGGAGTTCCTGCGCGACGCCGCCGACTCCAAGCAATTGCACACCGCCAAGGCCGCGGCCGACGGCATCACCGCCGCCTATCTGGCGCGCGAAGGTTTCACCGGCGCGCGCCACATCCTGGAAGGCCCTCAGGGCATGGCGGCCGGCATGTCCACCGACGCCGATCCCAGCCGCTTGTGCGACCGCCTGGGCGAGCGCTGGGCGCTGGCCGAGACCTCGTTCAAGTTCCACGCGTCCTGCCGCCACACCCACCCGGCGGCCGACGCGCTGCAGCAAGCGCTGCACGACAACAATCTGACCGAGGCCGACATCGAGCGCGTCGTGGCCCACGTGCACCAGGGCGCCATCGACGTGCTGGGCCCGGTAGTCAATCCGCAGACGGTGCACCAGTCCAAGTTCTCGATGGGCACCGTGCTGGCCCTGATCGCCCGCCAAGGCCGCGCCGGCCTGGCCGAGTTCGACGCCGGCCTGGACGATCCGGGCGTGGCCACGTTCCGCGGCAAGGTCGAAATGGAGCTGGATCCCGAGGTCGATGGCGCCTACCCGCAGCGCTGGATCGGCAAGGTCACGGTCTACACGCGCGACGGCCGCAAGCTGCATGGCCGCGTGGACGAACCCAAGGGCGATCCGGGCAACACCCTGAGCCGGGCGGAAATCGAGGACAAGACGCTAAGCCTGGGCCGCTACGCGGACGCCGCCACGGAGCAAGAGCTGCGCGGGCTGATCGCGGCGATCTGGAATCTGGAAAAGGCGGAAAAAATGGAGACGCTGCTGGCGCCGAAATAA
- a CDS encoding YicC/YloC family endoribonuclease, protein MIRSMTAFGNARADLEQGTLALEFRSVNSRFLDLYFRLPDELRHVETPLRELLTTNLARGKVEIRVSYTRNANTDLSKLEPAWLESLAEQLQAARRILPDIAAPRLVELFNWPGQRANDALDPQVWGAACMQAAQQALTQLQEGREREGERLAGMMRECADGVARIVELVQAHLPQLLADHRDKLASKLRESVESAFPGGFTHISGAELSERLSQEANLFALRIDVAEELSRLRSHLEELRHLLGDGGGKPASGKKNAGSAGKRLDFLFQEMNREANTLGSKAGSMEVTRAAMDLKLLIEQMREQAQNIE, encoded by the coding sequence ATGATTCGCAGCATGACCGCTTTCGGCAACGCCCGCGCAGATCTCGAGCAAGGCACGCTTGCGCTCGAATTCCGCAGCGTCAACAGCCGCTTCCTCGACCTCTACTTCCGCCTGCCCGACGAACTGCGCCACGTGGAAACGCCGCTGCGCGAACTGCTGACCACCAACCTGGCGCGCGGCAAGGTCGAAATCCGCGTCTCCTACACGCGCAACGCCAACACCGACCTGTCCAAGCTGGAACCGGCCTGGCTCGAAAGCCTGGCCGAACAGCTGCAAGCCGCGCGCCGCATCCTCCCCGACATCGCCGCCCCGCGCCTGGTGGAACTGTTCAACTGGCCCGGCCAGCGCGCCAACGACGCGCTCGACCCGCAAGTCTGGGGCGCGGCCTGCATGCAGGCCGCCCAGCAGGCTCTGACCCAACTGCAGGAAGGCCGCGAACGCGAAGGCGAACGCCTGGCCGGCATGATGCGCGAATGCGCCGACGGCGTGGCGCGCATCGTCGAACTGGTGCAGGCGCACCTGCCCCAGCTGCTGGCCGACCACCGCGACAAGCTCGCTTCCAAGCTGCGCGAAAGCGTGGAATCCGCCTTCCCCGGCGGCTTCACCCACATTTCCGGCGCGGAACTGTCGGAACGCCTGTCCCAGGAAGCCAACCTGTTCGCGCTGCGCATCGACGTGGCCGAAGAACTGTCGCGCCTGCGCTCGCACCTGGAAGAACTGCGCCACCTGCTGGGCGACGGCGGCGGCAAACCCGCCTCTGGCAAGAAGAATGCAGGCAGCGCAGGCAAGCGCCTGGACTTTCTGTTCCAGGAAATGAACCGCGAAGCCAACACCCTGGGATCCAAGGCCGGCAGCATGGAAGTCACCCGCGCCGCCATGGACCTGAAGCTGCTGATCGAGCAGATGCGGGAACAGGCGCAGAACATCGAATAG
- a CDS encoding EAL domain-containing protein, which produces MDPIHALPRPVAARAPSASLDGASAHVSLAGILRERLLRPRFQPVVDLSHSRIYGHESLIRGPVDTALHFPDALFAEARRQGLHPQLELASFRAGAQGFHQHDAAGMLFLNLSGSALLHYWTLWGEEMPERLLKNCSLAPSSIIVELTEQDPLSEHMGELSSAFACLRAHGMRVALDDYGVGNSNLQLWAEMQPDLVKIDRYFFAGIGQDERKQNMVRAILKVAQHLGTTIVAEGIETAEDLAVVRELDIRYAQGWLLGRPEEMLLTELAPPLRDSLRLRPPATAPARGVGGTAASLRVEAPAVRLTGHTNDDVHRLFIEHKEMHAVAVIDDDNRPVGIINRRDFSEHYAQRYTRELFGRDACSTFMNAEPVLVDLDVSIDQLSHVLISEDQRYLMDGLIITREGRYDGLATGETLVRSVTEMRIEAARYANPLTSLPGNIPISRHIATLLEDGDDFTICYGDLNNFKPFNDVYGYWRGDDMIMLTAEVIKRHCDPQRDFVGHVGGDDFVVLLRSPDWMARAQRIIAEFNDRAMDLYDEAGRRNGGIEAEDRYGVPRFFPFVTLGVGALTVTPSLCERIRPEDIASAAAHVKHKVKHGNLSLVAERYTGGILPQLDS; this is translated from the coding sequence ATGGACCCCATTCACGCTTTGCCCCGGCCGGTAGCGGCCCGCGCGCCCTCAGCCTCCCTGGACGGCGCGTCAGCGCACGTGAGCCTGGCTGGCATCCTGCGGGAACGGCTGCTGCGCCCGCGCTTCCAACCCGTGGTCGATCTTTCGCACAGCCGCATCTACGGCCATGAAAGCCTGATCCGCGGCCCGGTCGACACCGCCCTGCACTTTCCCGACGCCTTATTCGCCGAGGCCCGCCGCCAGGGCCTGCATCCGCAGCTGGAGCTGGCCAGCTTCCGCGCGGGCGCGCAGGGCTTTCACCAGCACGACGCCGCCGGAATGCTGTTCCTGAACCTGTCCGGTTCGGCGCTGCTGCACTACTGGACTCTCTGGGGCGAGGAAATGCCCGAGCGCCTGCTCAAGAATTGCTCGCTCGCGCCTTCCAGCATCATCGTCGAACTCACCGAGCAGGATCCGCTGTCCGAACACATGGGCGAGCTGTCCAGCGCATTTGCCTGCCTGCGGGCGCATGGCATGCGTGTCGCGCTGGACGACTATGGGGTGGGCAACTCCAATCTGCAGCTCTGGGCCGAGATGCAGCCGGACCTGGTCAAGATCGACCGCTATTTCTTCGCCGGCATCGGCCAGGACGAACGCAAGCAGAACATGGTGCGCGCCATCCTGAAGGTGGCGCAACATCTGGGCACCACCATCGTCGCCGAAGGCATCGAGACAGCCGAGGACCTGGCCGTGGTGCGCGAGCTGGACATCCGCTACGCGCAAGGCTGGCTGCTGGGCCGGCCGGAAGAAATGCTGCTGACCGAGTTGGCGCCGCCGCTGCGCGATTCGCTGCGCCTGCGCCCGCCCGCCACGGCGCCGGCGCGCGGCGTCGGCGGCACGGCGGCCAGCCTGCGCGTCGAAGCGCCGGCGGTGCGGCTGACCGGACACACCAATGACGACGTGCACCGGCTCTTCATCGAACACAAGGAAATGCACGCGGTGGCGGTGATCGACGACGATAACCGCCCCGTCGGCATCATCAACCGGCGCGACTTTTCGGAACATTACGCACAGCGCTATACCCGCGAGCTGTTTGGACGCGACGCCTGCTCCACCTTCATGAACGCCGAACCGGTGCTGGTCGATCTGGACGTGTCCATCGACCAGTTGAGCCACGTGCTGATCTCCGAAGACCAGCGCTACTTGATGGACGGCCTGATCATTACCCGCGAGGGCCGCTACGACGGCCTGGCCACCGGCGAAACGCTGGTGCGGTCAGTCACCGAAATGCGCATCGAGGCGGCACGCTACGCCAATCCGCTGACGTCCCTGCCCGGCAACATCCCTATCAGCCGGCACATCGCCACCCTTCTTGAAGACGGCGACGATTTCACCATCTGCTATGGCGACCTGAACAATTTCAAGCCCTTCAACGACGTCTACGGCTATTGGCGCGGCGACGACATGATCATGCTGACCGCCGAAGTCATCAAGCGCCACTGCGATCCGCAGCGCGACTTCGTCGGCCATGTGGGCGGCGACGACTTCGTGGTGCTGCTGCGCAGCCCCGACTGGATGGCGCGCGCCCAGCGCATCATCGCGGAGTTCAACGACCGCGCCATGGACCTGTACGACGAAGCAGGCCGCCGCAACGGCGGGATCGAAGCCGAGGACCGCTACGGCGTGCCACGCTTCTTTCCCTTCGTGACGCTGGGCGTGGGAGCCCTCACCGTCACGCCATCGTTATGCGAGCGCATCCGCCCTGAGGACATCGCGTCGGCCGCGGCTCACGTCAAGCACAAGGTCAAGCACGGGAACCTGTCGCTGGTGGCCGAGCGCTACACCGGCGGCATCCTGCCGCAGCTGGACAGCTGA
- the rdgB gene encoding RdgB/HAM1 family non-canonical purine NTP pyrophosphatase, translating into MTAPKIPDSLRRVVLASNNPGKLREFSALFAPLGMELVPQGELGVPEAEEPHVTFVENALAKARHASRLTGLPALADDSGLCVAALDGAPGVYSARYAKMLGGEKSDQANNELLVRNLAGVADRSAWYVAVLALVRSENDPRPLIGEGLWHGEIIDQPEGANGFGYDPHFYLPDQALTAAALDPEEKNRLSHRARALRELLSKLNQA; encoded by the coding sequence ATGACTGCTCCCAAGATTCCCGATTCCCTGCGCCGCGTGGTGCTGGCCTCCAACAACCCCGGCAAGTTGCGCGAGTTTTCCGCGCTGTTCGCGCCCCTGGGCATGGAACTCGTGCCCCAGGGCGAACTGGGCGTACCCGAAGCCGAAGAACCGCACGTGACGTTCGTCGAGAACGCGCTGGCCAAGGCGCGCCATGCCAGCCGCCTGACCGGGCTGCCGGCCCTGGCCGACGATTCCGGCCTGTGCGTGGCGGCGCTGGATGGCGCGCCTGGGGTGTATTCGGCGCGCTACGCCAAGATGCTCGGCGGCGAAAAATCCGATCAGGCCAATAACGAACTGCTGGTGCGCAATCTGGCCGGCGTGGCCGACCGCAGCGCCTGGTACGTGGCGGTGCTGGCGCTGGTGCGTTCCGAGAACGATCCGCGGCCCCTGATAGGCGAAGGCCTGTGGCACGGCGAGATCATCGACCAGCCCGAAGGCGCCAACGGCTTTGGCTACGATCCGCATTTCTACCTGCCCGACCAGGCCTTGACTGCCGCGGCGCTGGATCCCGAGGAAAAGAACCGGCTGAGCCATCGCGCCCGCGCGCTGCGCGAACTGTTGAGCAAGCTGAACCAGGCTTGA
- a CDS encoding acyl-CoA dehydrogenase family protein, giving the protein MPNASHAYQDIREAVRDLCAQFPSEYFRKVDEERGYPEAFVRALTEAGWLAALIPQEYGGSGLGLTEASVIMEEINRSGGNSGACHGQMYNMGTLLRHGSEAQKREYLPRIAAGELRLQSMGVTEPTTGTDTTKIKTTAVKRGDRYVINGQKVWISRVQHSDLMILLARTTPLDQVTRKSEGMSIFLVDLHHAVKHGMSIRPIPNMVNHETNELFFDNLEIPEENLIGEEGKGFKYILDGLNAERTLIAAECIGDGYWFVDKVTAYAKERMVFGRPIGQNQGVQFPIARAHINVEAASLMRYEACRLFDAHEPCGAQANMAKLLAADASWEAANACLQFHGGFGFATEYDVERKFRETRLYQVAPISTNLILSYVAEHILGLPRSF; this is encoded by the coding sequence ATGCCCAACGCCTCCCACGCCTATCAGGACATCCGCGAAGCCGTGCGCGACCTCTGCGCCCAGTTCCCCTCCGAATATTTCCGCAAGGTCGATGAAGAACGCGGCTATCCCGAAGCCTTCGTCCGCGCGCTGACCGAAGCGGGCTGGCTGGCCGCGCTGATTCCGCAGGAATACGGCGGCTCCGGCCTGGGCCTGACCGAAGCGTCGGTCATCATGGAAGAAATCAACCGCAGCGGCGGCAACTCCGGCGCCTGCCACGGCCAGATGTACAACATGGGCACGCTGCTGCGCCACGGCTCCGAGGCCCAGAAGCGCGAGTACCTGCCGCGCATCGCCGCCGGCGAACTGCGCCTGCAGTCCATGGGCGTGACCGAACCCACCACCGGCACCGACACCACCAAGATCAAGACCACCGCGGTCAAGCGCGGCGACCGCTACGTCATCAACGGCCAGAAGGTCTGGATCTCGCGCGTGCAGCACTCGGACCTGATGATCCTGCTGGCGCGCACCACGCCGCTGGACCAGGTCACGCGCAAGTCCGAAGGCATGTCCATCTTCCTGGTGGACCTGCATCACGCGGTGAAGCATGGCATGTCGATCCGCCCGATCCCCAACATGGTCAACCACGAGACCAACGAGCTGTTCTTCGACAATCTGGAAATCCCCGAAGAGAACCTGATCGGCGAGGAAGGCAAGGGTTTCAAGTACATCCTGGACGGCCTGAACGCCGAACGCACCCTGATCGCCGCCGAATGCATCGGCGACGGCTACTGGTTCGTGGACAAGGTCACCGCCTACGCCAAGGAGCGCATGGTGTTCGGCCGCCCCATCGGCCAGAACCAGGGCGTGCAGTTCCCCATCGCCCGCGCCCACATCAACGTCGAAGCCGCCAGCCTGATGCGCTACGAGGCCTGCCGCCTGTTCGACGCCCACGAGCCCTGCGGCGCCCAGGCCAACATGGCCAAGCTGCTGGCCGCCGACGCATCCTGGGAAGCCGCCAATGCCTGCCTGCAATTCCACGGCGGCTTTGGCTTCGCCACGGAATACGATGTAGAGCGCAAGTTCCGCGAAACCCGCCTGTATCAGGTCGCGCCGATCTCGACCAACCTGATCCTGTCCTACGTGGCCGAACACATCCTGGGCCTGCCCCGCTCCTTCTGA